One Chanodichthys erythropterus isolate Z2021 chromosome 10, ASM2448905v1, whole genome shotgun sequence DNA segment encodes these proteins:
- the LOC137027987 gene encoding CD48 antigen-like, whose amino-acid sequence MFHMFVLFCLCWCRLTGVFGDSVSVLEGDSVTLNTDHTEIHKDDEILWTFGAENSLIAEIIGGIFSTSDVRDGRFRDRLKLDHQTGSLTITNTRTEHAGVYQLEIRGAKLSANTFNVSVYARLPIPVISKDCSSSSSNCSLLCSAVNVSHVTLSWYKGNSLLSSISVSDLSISLSLPLEVEYQDKNTYSCVLNNPISNQTRHLDITHLCHTCADSVHCCGPTEAVIRLVLSALVGVATVAVLLYDIRSTSCLKKKTEQIS is encoded by the exons ATGTTTCACATGTTCGTTCTGTTCTGTTTGTGCTGGTGCCGTCTGACTG GTGTGTTTGGTGATTCAGTGTCAGTGTTGGAGGGAGATTCTGTCACTCTAAACACTGATCATACTGAAATACATAAAGACGACGAGATACTGTGGACATTTGGAGCTGAAAACTCTCTGATAGCTGAAATCATTGGTGGAATCTTCTCCACATCTGATGTTcgtgatgggagattcagagacagactgaagctggaccatcaaactggatctctgaccatcacaaacaccagaaCTGAACATGCTGGAGTTTATCAACTAGAGATAAGGGGAGCGAAACTGTCAGCAAACACATTCAATGTTTCTGTCTATG CTCGCCTGCCTATTCCTGTCATCAGCAAAGActgttcatcatcatcatcaaattgttcattgttgtgttcagctgtgaatgtgagtcatgtgactctctcctggtacaaaggaaacagtttattgtccagcatcagtgtgtctgatctcagcatcagtctctctctacctctggaggtggaatatcaggataaaaacacctacagctgtgtgctgaacaatcccatcagcaaCCAGACGAGACATCTGGACATCACTCACctctgtcacacatgtgcaG ACTCTGTCCACTGTTGTGGTCCTACTGAAGCTGTGATCCGATTGGTCCTCTCTGCTCTGGTGGGTGTGGCTACTGTCGCTGTTCTACTTTATGACATCAGATCTACATCATGTTTAAAGAAGAAAACAGAACAGATATCATAA